Below is a window of Congzhengia minquanensis DNA.
CACCGAGCAAGGCTCTTTAAAGTCATTGCTCTGCACCCAGATATACGATTTGGGAAATGACCGTCCGGCATCCATTTCAATATACCCCAATCCGCCGGAAAAGTCAATGGTTTTTCCGTTTAAAACTACTTCACCGAACAGCGTGTGGCGCATGCTGATAATGCCATGCCTGCACTCCATAGGCAAACGGGCAAAAGGGCCCATAATGTCATATTTTATGGGAGCAAGCTCCCCATAGGAAATTTCACCGGTCAGCGTTACGTTTTCGCTGTGAATGTCCAGCTTCACACCTTGTTTCGAAAATTGATTGTTCCCGATAAAGGGAACCTGATAAACCGCGTCGTTGGTTAATATTTGAATAAACTCCTCGGATTTAGACCGTCCCACAATGAAGCACAGGGTGTCGTTGTTTTTTTGGTGCTTGTAATAATACCCTTCAAAATAGTTATTCAATCTTTGCACCGCCCGTCGCAGGATTGTCGATTAAATCTCCGTTCTCCTGAAAGCGTGAGCCGTGGCAGGGACAGTCCCACGTGTGCTCCGCCTTGTTCCACTTTAACGCGCATCCCAAATGGGGGCAGCGCTTTGTTGTAGGCGTGAGCAAGTTTTTCACCGCCTCTGCGCCATTTACAAAAAGCTGGGGCTTTAACATGCTTCTGTGGGGTGAAAACGCCTTTGCAAACTCGTTTTCTTTTCCCTGCACCATGTCGCACAAAATCTCTGCCGCAACCATAGAAGTCGTCATGCCCCACTTGTTAAAGCCCGTGGCCACAAACAAATCCGGCGTCTGTTTGGAATAATTCCCTATATAGGGGACGGAGTCCAGACTCATGCAGTCCTGGGCAGCCCAGGCATAGCACTCCTCTGCTTTGGGATAGTGTTTCTTTGCAAAGGCGCGCAGTTCTTCCCAGTTTCCTCCCTGTTTGCCGGTTCTGTGTCCGCCGCCGCCCAACAGCAAAAGATCCCCGTAATTCCGGAACGAAAGGCCGTTTTCCTCCGCGCCCAGATACATGCCGGAAACATCTTGGGCACTTTTCAGCGCCAGCACATAAGACCGCTGCTGGTACATCTTTAGAAAATAGCTCCCATGTTTGTTGATAAAGGGAAAGTGGGTGGTTACAATAATTTTGTCCGCCGTGATGCTGCTCCGCTCCGACCATGCCTTGTGCGGGCTGATGTCTTTTATAAACGTGTTTTCATATAAGCGCAGGCCGCCTGCCACGGCGGACAAAAACTTTAAGGGGTGAAACTGCGCCTGGTTGGGAAATTCGATTGCGCCTTTTATGGAAAACGGCAGGGGCAGAGTTTCTGAAAACTCCGCCTGAAAACCCAGCATGCGCACTGCCACCACTTCCCGCTCAATTTTCTCTCGGTCGGTGAGGGAATAGATATAAGCGCTTTTGGTTTCAAAGTCACAGTCAATCGACTCGCAAAGCGTGCGGTAGTGCTCCACGGCTTTCTGGTTTGCCCAAAAATACTGCATGGCCGCGTCCGGCCCTGAAGTGCGCATGAGCTTATCGTAAATCAGCCCGTGCTGGGAGGTAATTTTGGCTGTGGTATTTTTCGTAATACCAAGCCCGACACGGTTTGCCTCAGCCACCACACAGTCAACGCCGGCCTGGGTTAGGAAATGGGCGCACAAAATACCGCATAGGCCGCCGCCAATGATTAACACGTCGGTTTTAATGTCTTTGTTTAAGGTTTCAAACCGCGGCATCCTCGCCGTGGCTGTCCACACGGATTGGTGATTCATAATACGTCCTCCAAATTGTTAGTGGGCGGCAGACAACTTTTGGCGTTGCAAACATAATAGGTGGTTCTGCCGTTTATTATGGGATACTGCGGCTCTTCCCCGCTGTCAACAAGCCTTACTGCGGCGTTTTGCGGAAATTTGGCAAGATATGCGTCCTCATCCTTGCGGACACAGACTATCCTTACCGGGGGATTTAAATACTCCAACAGCGCCAGCAAAAAGAAGCTGTAGCCCATTGGGTAGTCCTCCGCCACGGCGGACATAAACGCAAGCTGCCTTTTCGCCTGTTGCTCTAATTTTGGGTCCTGGGTGATTTGCGAGAGCTTCACCAAATTATATGCCATAACAGAGTTGCCCGAGGGCATGGCCCCGTCGTAGGTTTCTTTCGGCCTCAAAATCAATTGTTCCGCATCGGCACCATAGAGGAAAAATCCGCCGTTTTCCCCGTCATAAAAATTGTCTGCCGTTTTTTCTGTAAGCCGCAGCGCCTTGTTTAAATAGTCCTTTTCGAGGGTCGCTTCATATAAGCTGATGAGTGCCAGAATTGTGTTGGCATAGTCGTCTAAAAAGCCGGGGGTTTTACTTCTTGTGTGCCGGAAACTGACAAAAAGCGTGCCGTTTTCCATTAAATTCTGTTCTATAAAGCTGTATGCATCTTTGGCAGTTTCTAAATATACCATATCGCCGACTGCGCGGTACATGCGGGTAAAGGCGCAAATCATCAAACCGTTCCAGGCAGTTAAAATTTTGTCGTCTAAATGCAGCTGCGTCCTTTTTTTCCGGTAGTCTAAAACTGCTGGAATAAATTTGCTTGTTTCCCTGCTTAGCGTTTCCTGTCCCAGCAGGTTGGGAATGTTTTTCCCCTCAAAGTTGCCTTCTTTGGTAATGCCAAAATATTCATTAAAATTGCTGCCGTTTTTTTCGCCTAAAAGCGCGGTCAGCTCCTCATAGGTAAAGGTGTAAAATTTGCCCTCTTCCCCGTCACTGTCGGCATCCTGGGCAGAGTAGAAGCCTCCGGCAGGGTCCGTCATCTCCCTTAGAACATAGGTGGCGGTTTTCACTGCCACATCTTTAAAAAGCTCGTTTTTTGTAATGTGGAAAGCCGTAATATAAGCCATCATTAACAGCGCGTTGTCGTAAAGCATTTTTTCAAAGTGAGGGACTAAGAAAAAATCGTCTGTGGAATAGCGGGAAAACCCAAACCCAATGTGGTCGAACAGGCCGCCCTTATACATTTGCGTCAAAGTCTTTTCGGCCATTTTAAGCACCTGTTTATCGTTTGCAGTTTGCCAGCGGCTAAGCAAAAACAGCAGGTTGTGGGGCGAGGGGAATTTTGGACTGCTTCCAAACCCGCCGTTTTTTTCGTCAAACGCCTGTGCAAACTGGTGTGCCGCCATATCCAGCAGATGATTTGAAACGCTTTCATTCCCAGCCGCAGGCGAACTCAGCGCACTGACGATTTCCCTGCCGGCGGTTAAAAGCTCCTCCCGCTGTGTTTCCCAAAGCTGGGCAATGCGGTTAGCCAGGCGGCAAAAATCTGCCTTTGAATAATAGGTGCCGGCGAAAATAGGCGTTTGGTCCGGCGTTAAAAACACCGATGTGGGCCAGCCGCCGCTGCCCGTAAACGCCTGGCATACCTGCATATAAATGCTGTCGATGTCCGGCCGTTCCTCTTTGTCTACTTTAATTGAGACAAAGTTTTTGTTTAAAATGTCTGCCACTTCGTTATTTTCAAAGCTTTCATGGGCCATTACGTGGCACCAGTGGCAGGTGCTGTAGCCAATGCTTAAAAACACCGGCTTGTTCTCTTTTTTTGCTTTTAAAAACGCCTCGCCTCCCCAGGGATACCAATCAACCGGGTTCTCAGCGTGCTGCTTTAAGTATGGGCTTGTTTCATTT
It encodes the following:
- a CDS encoding tocopherol cyclase family protein; amino-acid sequence: MNNYFEGYYYKHQKNNDTLCFIVGRSKSEEFIQILTNDAVYQVPFIGNNQFSKQGVKLDIHSENVTLTGEISYGELAPIKYDIMGPFARLPMECRHGIISMRHTLFGEVVLNGKTIDFSGGLGYIEMDAGRSFPKSYIWVQSNDFKEPCSVFASVATIPFLFFHFVGTIALVLYEGREYRFATYLGAKVLACTENQIVLKQGKQQLEIWLRPDAGLKLAAPDKGEMSRTILENPSCFANFKFYLEDKLVFDFNSDHTSFEYEY
- a CDS encoding FAD-dependent oxidoreductase, with the protein product MNHQSVWTATARMPRFETLNKDIKTDVLIIGGGLCGILCAHFLTQAGVDCVVAEANRVGLGITKNTTAKITSQHGLIYDKLMRTSGPDAAMQYFWANQKAVEHYRTLCESIDCDFETKSAYIYSLTDREKIEREVVAVRMLGFQAEFSETLPLPFSIKGAIEFPNQAQFHPLKFLSAVAGGLRLYENTFIKDISPHKAWSERSSITADKIIVTTHFPFINKHGSYFLKMYQQRSYVLALKSAQDVSGMYLGAEENGLSFRNYGDLLLLGGGGHRTGKQGGNWEELRAFAKKHYPKAEECYAWAAQDCMSLDSVPYIGNYSKQTPDLFVATGFNKWGMTTSMVAAEILCDMVQGKENEFAKAFSPHRSMLKPQLFVNGAEAVKNLLTPTTKRCPHLGCALKWNKAEHTWDCPCHGSRFQENGDLIDNPATGGAKIE
- a CDS encoding thioredoxin domain-containing protein; the encoded protein is MNHLKNETSPYLKQHAENPVDWYPWGGEAFLKAKKENKPVFLSIGYSTCHWCHVMAHESFENNEVADILNKNFVSIKVDKEERPDIDSIYMQVCQAFTGSGGWPTSVFLTPDQTPIFAGTYYSKADFCRLANRIAQLWETQREELLTAGREIVSALSSPAAGNESVSNHLLDMAAHQFAQAFDEKNGGFGSSPKFPSPHNLLFLLSRWQTANDKQVLKMAEKTLTQMYKGGLFDHIGFGFSRYSTDDFFLVPHFEKMLYDNALLMMAYITAFHITKNELFKDVAVKTATYVLREMTDPAGGFYSAQDADSDGEEGKFYTFTYEELTALLGEKNGSNFNEYFGITKEGNFEGKNIPNLLGQETLSRETSKFIPAVLDYRKKRTQLHLDDKILTAWNGLMICAFTRMYRAVGDMVYLETAKDAYSFIEQNLMENGTLFVSFRHTRSKTPGFLDDYANTILALISLYEATLEKDYLNKALRLTEKTADNFYDGENGGFFLYGADAEQLILRPKETYDGAMPSGNSVMAYNLVKLSQITQDPKLEQQAKRQLAFMSAVAEDYPMGYSFFLLALLEYLNPPVRIVCVRKDEDAYLAKFPQNAAVRLVDSGEEPQYPIINGRTTYYVCNAKSCLPPTNNLEDVL